GGGCGTACCGGTGTTGATCACATCGCCCGGATACAGCGTCATGAAGTGGCTGAGATAGCGCACGACTTCACCCACCGGGAAGATCTGCTCGGCGGTGGTGCCGTCCTGCTTCAGCTCGCCGTTGACCCAGAGCCGTAGCGGCAGCGCCTGCGGGTCGACCACCTCGTCGGCGGTGACGAGCCAGGGGCCCAGCGGGTTGAACGTCTCGCAGTTCTTGCCCTTGTCCCAGGTGCCGCCGCGCTCCGTCTGGAACTCGCGCTCCGAGACGTCGTGCGCGGTGGCGTACCCGGCGACATGGGCGAGCCCCTCCTCGGCGGAGCCCAGATAGCGGGCGGTGCGGCCGATGACGACGGCGAGCTCCACCTCCCAGTCCGTCTTACGGCTGCCGCGCGGCACGAGCACGGTGTCCTCGGGCCCGACGACGGTGTCGGGGGCCTTGAAGAACAGGATCGGCTCGGCCGGGATGTCCGCCCCGGTCTCGGCGGCGTGGTCGTGGTAGTTCAGCCCGATGCACACGATCTTGCCGATGCGGCCCAGCGGCGGCCCGATGCGCAGCCCCGCCGGGTCGAGGGCGGGCAGCACCCCGGGGGTGTCGGCGGCCGCCCGTACCCGGGCGAGGGCGGAGGCGTCGGCGAGCAGTTCGCCGTCGATGTCGGGAACGATCCCCGACAGATCACGCAGAGTCCCGTCGCGGTCGAGAAGCGCGGGACGCTCGGCGCCCGCCGTACCGACTCGAAGCAGCTTCAACGGTCCAACTCCTCTTGTTCGAGGTGGGGCCCCTCGGCGGGTTGCGGCCGACGAAGGGCTTGGCTGATCCTCCAAGAGTTGCGATCACTCCGCAAGACCTCGTTCACACACTGGACCGGCGCACTCTCCGGCCCGACTACGCCGCCTTGGCCAGGGCACCGCCGGTGACGGGCACGTCCCGGTAGAGCCAGGCCCGCTCCAGGGCGGTCCAGGTGGTCGTGGTGATGACGTAGAGGGCGGCGGCCAGGGGCACGACGGCGACGGTGATCAGGGTGGCGAACGAGAGCAGCGGCATCATCTTCGCCATCGCCCCCACGCCGGGCACGGCCTGCCCGTCGGGGCCGCCGGCGGGGACCACCGGGCTGGCGGCCAGCTGCCGCTTGGTGCGTCCGTAGTTGAAGGTGGCCACCGCGGTGACGATCGCGAAGAGTCCCAGGTAGACCCATCCCTGTCCGCCGAGCATCCCACCGCTGGCGAGGGCGTCGTGCCAGCGTCCGCCGAGCGGGGCGCCGAGGAGGTCGTGGCTGAGGAGCGCGTTGGGCTCGCCGCCGATGGAGCCGCTGGAGAACAGGTGGTAGAGCAGGAAGAACGCGGGCATCTGGAGCAGGCTCGGCAGGCAGCCGGAGAGCGGTGACACCTTCTCGGCGGCGTGCAGCTCCATGATCGCCTTCTGCATCCGCTCGGGGTTCTTCCCGTGCTTCTTGCGCAGCTCCGCGATCTGCGGCTGGAGCCGGGTCCGGGCCTTCTGTCCCCGCGCGGCGGCCCGCGAGAGAGGGTGGACGGCGAGCCGGACGAGTGCGGTGAACAGGATGATCGCGGCGGCGGTGGACGCGCCGTGGAACAGCGGCTGGAGCAGATCGGCGAAAGAGCCGACCAGGCTCGCGAAAGCGGACATGAAGGCGGACATGGGTGAGCCCTCCGGGGGTCTCGTCGTGCCGGGAGAAAGACGTACGTATGCGGTACGCGGCAGGACGGCCGGTGCGGGGCGCTACGGGTTCGACGTGCGGAAGTGCCCTACGCGGCGGCGGCCGTCAGGAGGGCGTGCCCGGGCGCTCGGGGCCTGGTGCGGCCACGGGCGTCGGGGTCGCGCTGGGGCAGGAAGGCGGTGCGCTTCTCCCGGTCCCGGATCGCCGTACGGACCTGGGTGCGGGGCACCGGGGGCGCGCAGCGGGCGCTGATGACGGAGCAGGCGAGCAGCGCGGAGCCGGCCGCGGCGGTGGCGGCGAGCGCGACGGCGGCGGAGAGGCTGCCGCCCTCGGCGAGGAGGACCTCGGTGAGGAACAGGACCAGCAGGCCGACGGGCCGGAGCAGCCGGGCGAAGGCGCCGCGCAGCCGGTTGGCGTCACGCACGGGCGTCTCCTCTCCTGGGCTCTCCTGGCACTCCATTCGTTATACACGATGATCGGCCGGGCCCGGCCGCCTCCGGCGGGGCGCTCGCTCACCGGGAACGCATGGCGGTGAGCTTCCCCCACACGACGAGCCGGTAGCGGGAGCTGAACTCGGGGGTGCAGGTGGTGAGGGTCAGGTAGTAGCCGGGCTCGCTGTACCCGACGGACGTGGTGATGTTGGAGCGGGGCACGGGCGCGATCACCCCGCTGTCGGAGGGCGCGGTCCGGGCGAGGCTCTTGTCGACGGTGTACGTGTACACGGCGTCCCGGGTCTCGACGGTGACCCGGTCCCCGCGCCGCAGCCGGTCGAGACGCCGGAAGGGCTCACCGTGGGTGTTGCGATGCCCGGCGAGCGCGAAGTTCCCGGCCTGCCCGGCCTGCGCGGTACGGGTGTAGTGCCCGACGTACCCACGATCGAGGACGCCGCCCTTGCTGGTGCCCTCGGCGACGGGGACGGTGAGCCCGATACGGGGGATGCGCAGGACGGCGTAGGCGTGGTCCCAGCGGGGGGTGGCGGGGGCGCCGGACGGTTCGAGCCGGCGGGTGGCGCCGGAGGAGGGCGGGGGCTCGGGCACCACGGATTCGCCGGTCGGCTCGCCGCTGGGGACGACGGGTGACGGGGGCGGCCCCCACTCCCGCTGAAGGGCCTGGACGGTACGCCCGGCATCCTGACGGGCCTCGCGGTTGGTCCACCACAGCTGATGAACGACAAGGAGAAGGACGACCACACCAAAGGTGACGACGATCTCGGCGGAGCCCCAGAGCCCACGGGCGAGGAGGTTCCGCCGTCGGCGACCGGCCCGCGAGCCAGGCCTGCTGGGCACCGCACCACGTAAGGCTGTCCGTCCCCGTTTCCGCACGGCGGGCACGATAGAACCAACGTACGGAACTCTCCATACCCACCACCGGATTCCCCTCCCCCCGCAGACGCCCCCTCGTCGGATCCCGCTGCCGCCCCCACTCCGGGTCCGGCTTCCGACCTCTCCTCCCGACGGCCGCGGTCCGGCAGTACCGTGTGATCCATGCGCCCCGACACGCCTGCCGACCACACCACCGAAGCCGAGCGCCTGCTGCGCACCGCGGTGCAGTACCCCGAGGACCAGGAGCCGCTGGTTCTCCAGGCCGCGGCCCATCTGGAACTCGCCGGTGACCGTTCCCGCGCGAGCACGCTCTACGACGACCTGCTGGCCGCCCCCGAGTCCACCGTCGAGAACCCGCACCTGATCAAGGCCCTGAAGGCGTCGAACCTCTGGGAGTACGGGCACGAGGCCGAGGCCCGCGCGATCATCGAGGGCATCCGCGCCGCGGGCCCGCTGGACGCGGCGCCCTGGCAGGTCGCCGCGGAGACCCTGGAGGCGCACGACGAGCTGGAGTCGGCGCACGACTTCTTCTCGACGGCGCTGACGCTGCTGCTGGCGCCCGGCGAGGAGGTCCCGTACGCGACGCAGTCCCTGCTGACCGGTCGCCACCGGGTACGGAGGCTGATGGGCCTGGACCACGACGCGTGGGACGAGCTGGCCGGCGCACTGCACACGGCCCCGGTCCCGCTGGACGAGCTCCACGACCCGAAGCGCGTGTGGTCGCTGGGCTCCTCGGACCCGGTGGAGCTGAAGGCGGAGATCACCCGCCTGCGGGCGGAGCTGGGCACGTACCGCACGGCGCTGTCCCGCCCGTTCCCGGTGGCGGTGCTGCACTGGTCCGAGCAGGAACTCCGCGAACTCCTGACGACGTACCCGGAGTTGACCGAGGAGTACGTGGACCGGGAGACGCACCTGTCCCGCCTGGAGGCATCGCTGCGCGACCTCCAGGCGACGGGCACCCCGAACCTGGGCATCGTCAAGGGCACGGTCCCCTCGTACGAAGCCTTCGC
This DNA window, taken from Streptomyces griseus subsp. griseus, encodes the following:
- a CDS encoding YidC/Oxa1 family membrane protein insertase, which translates into the protein MSAFMSAFASLVGSFADLLQPLFHGASTAAAIILFTALVRLAVHPLSRAAARGQKARTRLQPQIAELRKKHGKNPERMQKAIMELHAAEKVSPLSGCLPSLLQMPAFFLLYHLFSSGSIGGEPNALLSHDLLGAPLGGRWHDALASGGMLGGQGWVYLGLFAIVTAVATFNYGRTKRQLAASPVVPAGGPDGQAVPGVGAMAKMMPLLSFATLITVAVVPLAAALYVITTTTWTALERAWLYRDVPVTGGALAKAA
- a CDS encoding DUF6412 domain-containing protein, with translation MECQESPGEETPVRDANRLRGAFARLLRPVGLLVLFLTEVLLAEGGSLSAAVALAATAAAGSALLACSVISARCAPPVPRTQVRTAIRDREKRTAFLPQRDPDARGRTRPRAPGHALLTAAAA
- a CDS encoding SEC-C domain-containing protein, with the translated sequence MRPDTPADHTTEAERLLRTAVQYPEDQEPLVLQAAAHLELAGDRSRASTLYDDLLAAPESTVENPHLIKALKASNLWEYGHEAEARAIIEGIRAAGPLDAAPWQVAAETLEAHDELESAHDFFSTALTLLLAPGEEVPYATQSLLTGRHRVRRLMGLDHDAWDELAGALHTAPVPLDELHDPKRVWSLGSSDPVELKAEITRLRAELGTYRTALSRPFPVAVLHWSEQELRELLTTYPELTEEYVDRETHLSRLEASLRDLQATGTPNLGIVKGTVPSYEAFAASEAASPSDPGLLPQYATTLAARGRATPWPPSRTAACWCGSGEAYGGCHGRE
- a CDS encoding class E sortase, producing MPSRPGSRAGRRRRNLLARGLWGSAEIVVTFGVVVLLLVVHQLWWTNREARQDAGRTVQALQREWGPPPSPVVPSGEPTGESVVPEPPPSSGATRRLEPSGAPATPRWDHAYAVLRIPRIGLTVPVAEGTSKGGVLDRGYVGHYTRTAQAGQAGNFALAGHRNTHGEPFRRLDRLRRGDRVTVETRDAVYTYTVDKSLARTAPSDSGVIAPVPRSNITTSVGYSEPGYYLTLTTCTPEFSSRYRLVVWGKLTAMRSR
- a CDS encoding fumarylacetoacetate hydrolase family protein, which encodes MKLLRVGTAGAERPALLDRDGTLRDLSGIVPDIDGELLADASALARVRAAADTPGVLPALDPAGLRIGPPLGRIGKIVCIGLNYHDHAAETGADIPAEPILFFKAPDTVVGPEDTVLVPRGSRKTDWEVELAVVIGRTARYLGSAEEGLAHVAGYATAHDVSEREFQTERGGTWDKGKNCETFNPLGPWLVTADEVVDPQALPLRLWVNGELKQDGTTAEQIFPVGEVVRYLSHFMTLYPGDVINTGTPAGVAMGQPEPKPYLKAGDVVELEVEGLGRQRQELKGA